The following proteins are co-located in the Pyxicephalus adspersus chromosome Z, UCB_Pads_2.0, whole genome shotgun sequence genome:
- the LOC140343984 gene encoding cytochrome P450 2B11-like, protein MQVNIREKYGDIYTVYLGPRRVIVLCGYEAVKEALVDQGDVFGMRGRMPSVEQYFKGHGIGLSNGECWKQIRRFSVQTLRMFGMGKRSIEERVQVEAHCLVEALKETHGVPFNPTIYFSQLSANIMCSIIFGNRYNYEDPNFQRLLNIVYHIFESMSSFWGQVLRQLIYKYNNKYCLPPSYSHGQPTVISPLRSLEILSIPNLVK, encoded by the exons ATGCAGGTTAAC ATTAGAGAGAAGTATGGGGACATATACACCGTATATTTGGGTCCGCGGAGAGTCATTGTTTTATGTGGATATGAAGCTGTAAAAGAAGCTCTAGTTGACCAAGGTGATGTGTTTGGAATGAGAGGTCGAATGCCATCTGTGGAACAATATTTTAAAGGTCATG GAATAGGACTCAGCAACGGTGAGTGCTGGAAGCAGATCCGTCGATTTTCAGTTCAGACCCTCAGAATGTTTGGCATGGGAAAAAGAAGCATTGAGGAACGGGTTCAAGTGGAAGCTCATTGTCTGGTAGAGGCCCTTAAAGAAACCCATG GTGTGCCCTTCAATCCCACTATATACTTTAGTCAACTTTCTGCTAATATCATGTGCTCCATAATATTTGGCAACAGATACAATTATGAAGACCCTAATTTCCAAAGGCTGCTTAACATTGTGTATCACATATTTGAATCCATGTCCTCCTTCTGGGGCCAGGTATTGAGGcaattaatatacaaatataataacaaatattgcTTACCCCCATCTTACAGCCATGGCCAGCCAACAGTGATATCACCACTAAGATCCTTGGAA